A window of Salvia splendens isolate huo1 chromosome 8, SspV2, whole genome shotgun sequence genomic DNA:
CAGAATCTCGATCAGTTTCACACCCATCACCAGTCAAGCTGTCTCCCTTATCCACATCTGCAACGTCCCCCGTGATTTCACAAATTCAGTTTCTTCGTCCGGACTCAACTCCTTCAAGATGCCATCGCTATTCTCGTGGACCCCAGTTTTTGCACCAAGCGCCTGCTAGCAAGATCCCAGAAGATAAATCACCACCATTCTCAATTTCTGAAGAAACCTCTTCACGTCCACCTCCTGATTGGGGCAGCGAATCAGCTAGGGTCTCCAATGGCAGGTCTTCGGACAGTTGGTCCATCCCTGTTGTCTCTGAGCTCATGGCTACCCGAAGAGAGAGGTGGTCATTCGATAGCGAAAACTCACACTTCAGTGTAGATAAAACTGCTACAAGTTCAGGGTCACCTCATACCGACCTCCAAACTTGCGGTGTTTGTGCGAAGCTTTTGACCATGAGATCCTCGTGGGAGTGGGCTAGCCAAAAGATCGTATCAAGTAACGAACTAGCCGTGGTTTCTATTCTAACATGTGGCCACGTCTACCATGCTGAATGCTTGGAGCATATGACTCCTGAAATCAACAAGTATGACCCAGCCTGCCTGGTCTGTACTTATGGGGAAAAACAGGCTGTGAAGATGTCCGAGAAGGCTTTGAAAGCTGAACTGGATTTAAAACATAGAAAGAGACGTAGTAAAAAGCATGCTGATGGTAGTGATTGGAGAGCTGAGGCAAAAGGTTCCAAATTGGGCTCGAGTATAATCAACAAGAGCTCACCTTTCTTGAAACGACACTTGTCGTTTGGCTCGAAATCCGGTAAGTTGCTGCAAGAGAATCATCAGCTTGCTAGAAGAAAGCCATTTTTCTGGGCAAGATCCAGCAAGGAGTGAGCTCTAATGGGATTATTGTTTTGAACTTGTTATTTCACGACCACACAAATTGCGTTAGTGCTCAATATTAAATCTCTTCTCACAGATTTGTTTTTGTTCATGTCATAAGAGTGCAGATTGCAGATATTGTGGCCATTTTCCTTCACCTT
This region includes:
- the LOC121743938 gene encoding uncharacterized protein LOC121743938, translating into MGAACCIAAKDRTIVHGPSSGTLQRHVRYSPSWSFRWDNRGRVAGEETHANWLHDGDVRNRQIEVKYSNSALDEGSPVVSRHSRWQKSHVSDGNAGNSNFQISDEAISRNLVEVKDSAESRSVSHPSPVKLSPLSTSATSPVISQIQFLRPDSTPSRCHRYSRGPQFLHQAPASKIPEDKSPPFSISEETSSRPPPDWGSESARVSNGRSSDSWSIPVVSELMATRRERWSFDSENSHFSVDKTATSSGSPHTDLQTCGVCAKLLTMRSSWEWASQKIVSSNELAVVSILTCGHVYHAECLEHMTPEINKYDPACLVCTYGEKQAVKMSEKALKAELDLKHRKRRSKKHADGSDWRAEAKGSKLGSSIINKSSPFLKRHLSFGSKSGKLLQENHQLARRKPFFWARSSKE